A section of the [Limnothrix rosea] IAM M-220 genome encodes:
- a CDS encoding DUF4231 domain-containing protein: MPHYLQDSLEPVIDKLDLTERQKSFIKGRWLDQLIYADKRASRDQKKYFRLRMVTIVGGVIVPALVSLNNLENTKLRNAIGWVTFATSLTVAISAAVEEFFQYGESYRRFRNTAEGMKIEGWSFFQLSGPYEDATSHAAAYKTFATHVENIIKKDVEGYNAEMMQKKELEQEEETPQIVTQSVQTVEKIETTVATSVEEVTPKPEVEVPVAAKVETVAPEPEVPKTPEVSTAEEEE, translated from the coding sequence ATGCCACATTATCTTCAGGACTCCCTCGAACCAGTGATTGACAAGCTCGACCTTACAGAGCGGCAAAAGTCTTTTATTAAAGGGCGTTGGCTTGATCAACTGATTTATGCCGATAAACGTGCGAGTCGAGACCAGAAAAAATATTTTCGTCTACGCATGGTCACCATTGTGGGTGGTGTGATTGTCCCGGCTTTAGTGAGTTTAAATAATCTCGAAAATACTAAACTTCGCAATGCCATTGGCTGGGTCACCTTTGCCACAAGTTTAACTGTGGCCATTAGTGCTGCCGTTGAAGAATTTTTTCAATATGGTGAGAGTTACCGTCGCTTTCGGAATACCGCTGAGGGGATGAAAATTGAAGGTTGGTCTTTTTTCCAGCTGAGTGGCCCCTATGAAGATGCGACAAGTCATGCTGCGGCTTATAAAACCTTTGCGACCCATGTGGAAAACATCATCAAAAAAGATGTGGAAGGCTATAACGCTGAAATGATGCAGAAAAAGGAGCTAGAGCAGGAAGAGGAAACGCCACAGATAGTCACCCAGTCGGTTCAAACGGTCGAAAAGATTGAAACGACGGTAGCAACTTCGGTGGAGGAGGTGACTCCGAAACCGGAAGTAGAGGTTCCTGTGGCGGCTAAGGTGGAAACGGTTGCGCCTGAACCTGAAGTGCCTAAAACACCTGAAGTGTCTACTGCTGAAGAGGAAGAATAG
- a CDS encoding 7-carboxy-7-deazaguanine synthase QueE, producing MAIAANAVSSSVLVSPTDLLETKTYPIVETFHSLQGEGQWFGVSAFFIRLAGCDVGCPWCDTKISWNPKRHPPVAIAALVKQVREAKPRIIVVTGGEPLMHDLQPLTDALKPLDIPLHLETSGSHALSGQFDWITLSPKTFKPPLPDIYAHVDELKVVIDNKTDLDWAEAEANKINPTAPKYLQPQWENPASQDLIFQYILQHPDWRLGLQTHKFLGVR from the coding sequence ATGGCAATTGCCGCCAACGCTGTGTCTTCTTCTGTTCTTGTTTCCCCCACTGATTTGCTCGAAACCAAAACGTATCCCATCGTTGAAACCTTCCACTCGCTCCAAGGTGAAGGGCAATGGTTTGGGGTATCTGCTTTTTTTATTCGATTAGCGGGCTGCGATGTGGGTTGTCCTTGGTGTGATACGAAGATTTCATGGAATCCGAAACGGCATCCCCCAGTGGCGATCGCCGCATTAGTCAAACAGGTGCGAGAAGCAAAGCCGCGCATTATTGTCGTGACAGGCGGTGAACCGTTGATGCATGATCTACAGCCCCTAACGGATGCCCTAAAGCCACTGGATATTCCCCTACATTTAGAAACTTCCGGTTCCCATGCCCTCAGCGGTCAGTTTGACTGGATTACCCTGTCGCCGAAAACATTTAAGCCACCATTACCTGATATTTATGCCCATGTGGATGAATTAAAAGTGGTGATCGATAACAAAACAGATTTAGATTGGGCTGAGGCTGAGGCAAATAAAATTAATCCTACTGCCCCGAAATATTTGCAACCCCAGTGGGAAAATCCGGCGAGCCAAGACTTGATTTTTCAATATATTCTCCAGCATCCTGACTGGCGTTTAGGCTTGCAGACCCACAAGTTTTTGGGGGTGCGCTAA
- the queC gene encoding 7-cyano-7-deazaguanine synthase QueC gives MKKAVVLLSGGLDSATSAAQAIADGFEVIALSFRYGQKHSRELDAAGNIATQLGIREHFVMDVNLSQWGGSSLTDAAQEIPKDGVQADVIPSTYVPGRNTVFLALALSLAEAKEAEAIYLGINAVDYSGYPDCRPEYLEAYQQLANLSSKAGIEGHAPQLVAPLVLDSKVEIVKKAIALGVDIAETWSCYQGSEKPCGLCDSCRIRDEALTQAGYPELTSQAKA, from the coding sequence ATGAAAAAAGCTGTTGTTTTATTGTCTGGTGGTCTTGATTCGGCAACGAGTGCTGCTCAGGCGATCGCCGACGGCTTTGAGGTGATTGCCCTGTCGTTTCGCTATGGCCAAAAACATAGCCGTGAACTAGATGCAGCGGGCAACATTGCAACTCAGCTCGGCATTCGTGAGCATTTTGTCATGGATGTGAACTTGTCCCAATGGGGCGGTTCTTCGCTGACGGACGCTGCGCAGGAAATCCCAAAGGATGGCGTGCAAGCGGATGTGATTCCTTCCACCTATGTACCGGGACGCAACACCGTATTTTTGGCACTGGCCTTATCTTTGGCAGAGGCCAAGGAAGCTGAAGCGATTTATCTCGGTATCAATGCGGTGGATTATTCTGGCTATCCTGACTGTCGTCCGGAGTATCTCGAAGCTTATCAACAGTTAGCTAATCTCTCTTCAAAGGCCGGTATTGAAGGCCATGCGCCGCAACTTGTTGCTCCCCTCGTGCTAGATAGTAAAGTGGAAATCGTCAAAAAGGCGATCGCCCTCGGTGTTGATATTGCCGAAACTTGGTCCTGTTACCAAGGCAGCGAAAAACCCTGTGGCTTGTGTGATTCTTGTCGAATTCGTGATGAAGCCTTGACCCAAGCAGGCTACCCTGAGCTGACAAGCCAAGCAAAAGCGTAG